A stretch of DNA from Candidatus Bathyarchaeota archaeon:
ATAAATTCCTCGATATTGCAAATGATTTAATATTGATTATGAAAAATAATGACTTAAACCTGATTAATAATATTAATAAGAAATAAGTAAAGAGTTAAAAAAAGGAATCAATATTGCAAAAGGTCGAGGAAATTCTAAATCAATCTTTTCAAACTGCTAAGAAAATGAAAAGGCTACTGTATCTAGTTGTACTCATCTATTTTATATCATATATGATTGGATACTTTATGATCACTTACAATATGCCATTTGCCTTAGAAATGAGTGAATCGCTCCTTGGAGATATTCCCGAAAATCCGATTTTTAAGCCAGTATTAGAAGCTATTGAGAATAAGAATCTTCCATTCGCAATTATTTATACATTCACGATTAATCTATTGAGCGGTGCTTTCTTAACAACAACACTACCAGGTGCTATCCCTCTCCTTGGAGCAATTATATCTATCACAGTCTCAGCATTTAGAGGATTCATGATTGGTGCCTTATTTACCTATGCTGCTTCACTGAATTC
This window harbors:
- a CDS encoding stage II sporulation protein M produces the protein MQKVEEILNQSFQTAKKMKRLLYLVVLIYFISYMIGYFMITYNMPFALEMSESLLGDIPENPIFKPVLEAIENKNLPFAIIYTFTINLLSGAFLTTTLPGAIPLLGAIISITVSAFRGFMIGALFTYAASLNSEVSAEFGWALLSLGTMILELGAYVFSAAAGINISLSTMFPERYKVKSRWIAFKEAWKDTARIYVIVIIMLVLGAIWEMGGIFIFAP